tttttgctttaaatgCTTTGTTTCATTTAATGATGATTCTAAAATGAAGAGGAATGTTCTTGTTTAGTACTCTCTTATTAAATGTTTTCACACCAGTGATGGAAAAATTAACTGTTTGAAAAATGATTAGCGAGCTAGTTTTAAGTTAAGTAGACTAAATACGTGTTTTAATGCTAATGTTTTAAAGACTAGATATGtttccttatttaaaaaaaatctgaagtgTAATTTTTACTGCACTGGCAGATCATTTGGacacttttctttttgcagTGTGAGTAAAATTACTAGAACTACTACTACTTGGTGACATCACCAAACTGCTCTATTATTCTTTTGTAATGCTTTAAAAGGCATGTTTGCTGAAGCTTTATTTagttcttgtttgtttttttgggagtATTCAGTACATCCCTCACAATGTTTCAGTTTTCAGCTGCTGCTGTTTTGCTTAGCTGCCCTGTTCCATGTCTATGTATTAGTAAATtagttgtttctttcttttgtttttcaggaCATTCCAAAACGCTGTTTTGGCTATTTCCGTTGTTTTGGGCATgactttgtttcttttctcaGCTTTCAAAATAGATTTGCTCCCATAAACAGCTCTACGGTCTTCATGTTGGTTTGTCTTTTTTCTCAACAGGAGAAACCCAGAGTCCAAACGAACACATTCGGAACAGAACGCACTCACATGTtactctaataaaaataaaaaaactagtgggttaaaagaaaaatctgccatgtttatgttgttaaaatatcaggaaatgaaagctgaaatttagatctatatatatttattacatccTGTTTCTCTGGAAACTTTGCATATTATGCTCAACTTTCACTACATGTACCATCTGCACTGAGCTAGTGAAGTTCCTGagataagaaaaataaacctaaaaaaaaatatacaagaactcaaacaaatatatttattgaagtGAAATTAATGTGCACCAAACAGACATACACTCACCTTTTGTTTTGAAAGAGAAATTGCATTGTGCGCAATGATAAGGACGGACATCGGAGTGTGTGCGGATGTGCTTGCGCAGCATGCTTGGCTTTTTACAGCGGATCCCACACTCTTCACAGATGTATTTCCCTCTTCCACGacctctcacatacacatattccTCATTCGATTTGTAACTGTTTAAAAGAAGACCATTTGCAGAATGTGACTTTCTACTCGATTTGAACGTGTCGGGAAGCGATAGCAAAGAAGATAGTTGAGGATACAAACCCTCCATCGAAGATCTTTACCCGCCGAGGTTCCGCTTTGGAGGAGTCTAACTCGTGGCTTGGCTGACTCTCGGGTTTTGTCTTGCCACAATTCTCGTTTCGCAAGGTGCTTTTTTGGGCCAAAacctgtaaaatatttaattgagaAACAAAAGgggacaaaaaaatgaataaatgaatgaatgaatgaatgaataataaataaattaaagaaaaattttattgacttcatagaataaaaaaaataaatcaaacctTTGGCAAAATTTCCTTCAGTTTTCCAGAGTAAGTCAATATGTCGGATTTCAAGCTTGTTGTTATAGCTTGGGTATACAGTATCTTCTTGGAGATCTGCTTGGAGTCAAAAAGAGACATGACCACTTTGGTTGGAAGACCCAGTGGATTCGGATTTTTGGGCTTGACTGTCCAGTTAGAGTAGGCCGAGATTCTCTGGTCTGTCTGCTCAACATGTAGTGGTTTCCTTTTCAACAGAAAACACCAGGTAAAGGTTGTTGCCGTCTTCAGGCTTGGGAAAGACAGACGATGGCTGTCTCGTGTGTTCACAACCGAAACCGAAGCAGCTAATTTGATCTGCCCTTGAAAAGTTGGAGGCTTCACAGGAGATTTCGCTGGAGACCACTGATGCTCCTCAGGCTTTTCTTGTGATTTCAGTGTCATGTTTCCATGTCCAGAGTGGCTTTGTATACCCAGAGAGGAATGTGGGTCACATCCTGGAACTGTCTGCACTGGTGTGGTAGGCATCCTGCTCTCCATTTCTTGTTCAACTACGTCACACTTTGTTTCTACCAGATGATTTTTTTCCGGTTCGGCGCATTCAGGGAGCTGCTCGGGGGCATCTGTTTCTATTGGACTGTCTACTGGTTCAGTGGTGCAAACCTGCCGAACAAGCATTAGCTTTCGCTGTCTGGTCAACTCTGACATTTTTGAGTTCAGGTAACTGAGAGACCGGCCATCTGTAAGACACACCGCACCGTGGTCATCTTTTGCCCGTTTCTGTGTCTTTTCCATAGCGATGTCAAGGCTGTTGGCAGGCGAAAGCATACGTTTACTTGAAGCGGTGGGCTCTTGTTGTGGACAAAGGCTCACTGATACCAGTTTTTGGGTGCAGTGTAATGAACTATTAGATGATGAGCTTTGGATTTCACCAGTATGGTTTTGTCTAATTGCTGGGATAATGGTCTTCATTTGGAAGCCAACTGACCCGGCGGACCTTACATTTTGCCTGTCTGGTCCGATTTTTGCATTCACTTCAGAAAGGTTTACTTTGGAATCCATTGTTGACGGAGGTAGTGTATGTTCATGAGTGATGAGAATCTGTGGAACTGCAGTAGGTTCTGAAAAAGACTGAGAAGCGGAGACTCCTTCACGATTGGTGGGCAAAACAACTGCGCTCCCCCTGTTAGAGACACACTGCTGACCGGGATGGGTTTCATAAACTTTTTGTATTACATCGCTGTAGGTGGAAACTTTGATCTCGTCTGCAATTGGTACTGTAATAACAGGCAAGGTCATTCGTGCACCCTGCACACTAGTGAAAGTGTGTGCTTGGAGTGAATACTGCATCTGGTATTTAGGTATAAAGTTCTTGATATGATCTGTATCACCAGGCTTTTGAATATCTGCTTCATCTTGAACAACATGCAATAGGGACTCGAGCTTTGAGGTCTGGTGCCATGGATGGGGAAGACCATGAATTTGTGGTTGTTGTGTTTGGCTACCAAGGTTGATACTTTGCACCATTTTTACATTCTTCATCAGGGGCATTTCCCCAGAATGCAGCCCAAcagatttattaacatttaatgaTCTATGCTGGGACActgaaaaaatgtttgtagAGGGGCATCTCTGGAGTGAGACCGTCGGTTTTCCTGTGGGTTGTTGAGCTTCTGGTCCAATTTTCAAAGACATCTGGCGTACAAGGGGCCCTCGTCTTCTTTCGATAAGGGGTACTTGGGGAGTTGAAGCACACTGTGTATTTTTTGGCACTGTAGTTACCATTGGTGATGTGGACCTGCTGGGAGATATAGCACTGCAGTCAAATGATTTGCTACGGTAATCGCAAGAAATCTCAACGGATTGTTGAGTACAGCTGATTTGCTCGGAGGCAGCTCTTCTCATCATTCCTGGTACTCCGAGAGTATTGCTTGCTACAGGAAGTCCTTGGACCTCTGGTGGTGGCCTAACACCTTCCACCCTGGATGGACTGTCTGATCTTGGAGGATCATCTCTGTCGAATGAGGCCGAAATACTGGAGCACCTTGACAAGCTACTGTCTCGGCTAAGGCTACGAGAGAGACTCGACTCAAAGCTAGATTCCCCTGAGGAGTGTTCCATTTGTGCCAGCCGTATCCGCTTCTTTTTTGGTGGAAGTTTTTCAGTTGGAAGTTTGGACAAGCTCTCACTTCTCTGAGGCCAGTTGAAAGTTTCTGAAGGCTTTTCTGTCGATTCGTTCACTTGAGATTCATGCTCTCGATCTGGTTCTTCTGTTACAAGAATTTCAGGAACTTGAATGTTGTTCTGCCGGACCAATCGAGACTGGGTAGGTGTACAGCTGCTGCTAGCAACTGATAAAGTTTGCTTTTCAAGTTCATTTATTCCCAAATTGGGACATTTCGGTGTGGACATTTTTTCATGGTAACTTTGCAAAGAAGAACTGATTGTGTTTTCAACATGCCTTTTCACTGAGCTATTGGCATCCTTTTCCACAGAATCAACTGGAGAGGCTCGGTCAATTGACTCTGACATTTCAAAGGAATTTGGTCGGCTGAGCGAGTTAGTGTGTCTAATGACTGAAGTACCGCTTCCATGTCTCTGAAGTTCTGCTCGTTCTTTACTGCATGAGCTGATATGAAGCTCTCGTATTGGAGACAATCTTGCCTCTTCAATGCCTCTTGCAATGAGCTGAATTTGTCCTACTGACGGAGGGGTTTTAGATGTAGGCGTGTGTTGGGTATAAGAATTTCCTGGAAAACTCATGGATATCTGGCTCAAATCAAAACTTCTTGAACATGGAGGCTGTGTTTCAGTCGGAGACTGGTCCTCATCATCCCCAACACTTTTCATCTTGCGTCTTTTTCTGATCAGTGGTTGATCCACAATGCTTGGATTAATGGCACCTCTGCTGATAACAGGTTGTTGTGGTCCGCGTGCGAAAACATCTTGCTCGACATCTCGGACTGGCatcgttttgttttttggacCATGCAATTCAGAGCAATAAAACTTTTTGTGGTTTTCAAAGTTTTCTAATTTGCGATAACGGTTACGACAGGTTTCACATTCATAAGTTGTCCCTTTGCTTTGCTGAGTCTTTCGGGTTCTTTCGGGTGCATGATCAAAAGACTTACTTCGAGCCTCGTGGGTAATGCTTGATCCATAATGGCCTTCATCCATGGAATGGACAGAGAGGAGAACATGACTCTCATTTGTGGAAAAATCTTCAACTGCTGTCTGCCTGACTAAGGTTCTATGTACAGCCTGATTTGGGGTGGAAGGTGCCGGAGAGAAGACATCATCATTTATTGAACTAAACTTGTCATCGAATGACTGGCATATCCTTAGCGGATGAGGCTGAGGGGTAGCATTCGGGAGGACAGCTGCCCGGCCAGGTGTTGAAGGCACCGAATTACTTCTTGTAATTGGTAAACAATCCATATTGGAATGTTGAGTTGGTACAGGGAGAAGAAAAATTGATTTTGACTTATCAGTAGGTGTAAAGGGAGATTTTGGTATTTCAGAATTGGAGTTTGACCTTCGCACTACTGGTtttagatcaaactgaaaagaaTCTTTAAATATGTAGGATTTGGGGGAGTCTATACTACCTCTACGGGAAAGAGAAGTACGTCTTGGTTTGACACTATCGAGTTGCTTGGCATCCACAACAGCCTCATTGTCTGATATCAACTTTGTGATGCGCTCTTCTAAAGAAAGGGCTTTTGTCTCCAATGGGGGACGCATCTGTCCTGGCAAAACTCGAGGCTTTTCACTGGGTGCTACATGCATGACAGTGGCTACTGCAGGTGAAGATAAAACTTGTAAAATTTTTGGATCACTTTCTGTTGGAGGTGTGATCTTGACAAAGGGGCTTGGAGGACTCATAGCTTGATCTGCACTTTCAGACCTTGAAAAGTAACCAGAATCAGTACTTCCCAGACTTCGGGGGCTAAGCAGGCATTTTCCTTCGGGCTGCTGAGAATGGTCAGTTGCCTGCTGCCTCTGAAGTTGTGCATGTCCACTACCTGAAGGAGACTTGCACTGCTGATTGTCCTCCTCGTTTATAAAGTCTGGTAAGGGGCTTGTGCAATCCACTTCTTTCAGTGATGACAGAACAGTGACGTTGGACCTCTGGGTCTGGAAATCCCTTTGCCTCTGGGCTGTTGCTTGCTCTGGATTGGAATCTGTAACTCTTGGACTGTCCGCTCGCATGGGTGAAACATTGACGGGGTAAACCACGACTTTAGGGAGAGCTGCAGTTACTTTGGGTTCACAGCCCTTCTGACTGGACAAAAGTTTGATATTTTCATACATCACAGAATTGTCTGTGTCCCCTTGGCTGCCAGACACTGGGCCTGAACTGTGcaagctgctttcagacaaaGCGGTCAAGCTGCTCAGTGAAGAATCCGGGTCCAGATCAGCTGCATTCCCCTCCTCATCACTCTCGCCGCTTTCCTCTACATCCGAATTGGTACCAAGGCCTTTATCAGATTCTTGAGATAGAGACCCAGTTCCAGAGTCTTTTGAAATGAGCCCTAGTTTGATGGCATGGGCATGAGACTTTTTATGCTTATAAAggttgctttttgttttgaacGAGAAGCCACATGTCACACAGGGATATGGTCTTTCTCCAGTGTGGGATCGTATGTGCTTCAGCAATACACTAGGCTTTGCGCATGCTCTGTTACAGTATTCACAAACATACTTCCCttgctttttcattttctgctcctTAGTTGTGACCTCACACATTTGATTCATGCCAAAGTTGACAACTGTTGCCACCTGTACAGGATTAAAGCCAGGTGTGACTGGAACTTGGATGGGGTTGGGAACAGTAGCAGAGAGCGACTGGCACGTCTGCACTGTAGGTGGCTGACTCTGAGGCAGGCCACTGGACCCCGAAGGTACTGGGGCATATGTCAAGTTAAAAGATGGACCTGCACTGTAGCTCTTCTGAAGTCCTGGTTTGTCATGCTGGCTATTAACTGCCTTGCTCAGGTGCTTCTGCGAGGTTTGATGTTGAGCAGATAGGACTCCAGTTGACGTACTGTTGTAGAAGTGTGGTTTAGCTGCAGGAAATGCCTGCACAACTGCAGGTTGTGACTGTGGGCCGAAATTAACGGAAGCCATTGCAATGGGAACATCTGACTCTGGAAGAGGAACTGAGGTGGCTTTCCCAAGTTGTCCAATTGGATTACAGTTCCTCTTCTCTGTTAAAGTGTTAAAGTCTGGCTCCATGGCCTTAAGCAGAACATCAAGAGGAGCAGCTGTGTGTGAGGCAGATGTGCCTTTGTTGCTCACTTTTTCACCCCAGGTTTTGGCTAGCACAGACTGTACAACACAAGTCTTATCTGCACCCTTTTCATGGACAAGCATCTCTGACTGTAAGCTAGTCAAATCCTTGCTGTCCACTTTTACAGCCTTATCTGCCAGTGTCCTTTGCTGATCTTCATTCTCAGAATCTCGAGCTGATTTGGAGGTACTGTGTGCTTGGCTCTTGGACAATAAAGTGGCAGGTGTGGCTTCCTTGGATAAAGCTGAAACAGATTTCATGGCTTGTGGCAGCTTCTTGATTGGAGACTTGGGTATTTTCTTCAGCTGGTTTTCAGCCAAAACCTTTTTCCTCTTTAGTCCTTTGATGCTATCAGAACTTTTGTCAGTACTTTCATTTCTGCCtgtaggaggaaaaaaaacacaaatattaaaaGGAGCTCTTCGCTACACATTCTAGGTACACTACATAGTCAAAAGTAagtccccaaactgttaacccTAAAAATGTCTATGTACACTGAAGCAATACAATTTCTCTAAGATTCCCAAAACAGTGATGTCTGTTATACAAGCCTGTGAGGGAAGTGTTATGATCGGGGGTTGCTTCAGTAGATCAGGTGTAGTTTCAGCAAAATGAATGAAGTGACCTGAATATACCAAATGAACAGGTTTTAAAtcaatacagttttttttctttcctaatgGCATATTCCAAGATGAAAATGCCAGGATTCAGCGGCTCAAATTGTAAAAGGGCGGTTCAGCGAGCATGAACTGATATTTTCACATGGAGAGTTCAGACCTTAAACTCATTGAGAAAATTTgtgagaaattaataaatgattaaaaaattatttttgtgacAGTGCATAAGATTATTGAAACTTATCAAGTAATTTATTTACGAATAAGGAAAttgaatgaatatataaataacactcgtgtgtgttaaagtgtgctgaaataagtagaacagttacgTAGAACTTATCtctagaaaattaaatattaaaattcaataaaaaaccacacacacacacacacacacacacacacacacacacacacacacacacacacacacctgtattacctAAATggtgtctaacaaatgtaaattctTTACTTTAAATTTTATGCTTAATTTTAtgcaatcaatttaatttgtgtattAGAAAGTATTTGATATACTCAGTTTAAtcgatataataaaaaaagtgtattgcattcatttgatttattctcttttactctttatttaaaccaaacaggcattttgtttaaaattgttcAAAAAACGTACAATTTTGttaatgttcacaaatgttataataattaaaaacttaaataaaaaagaatgaggTAAATACAATCTTAGATGAACAACGTGACATTACAacgtatttattattattattatgtatatttttttttttttacaaaaatcaagccACATTCAAGAagccatgtgtgaaaaactaagcGCACCTCACGATTCTTTAGCATGTAGAACCACCTTAAGCGGCAGTAACTTGAAGTAATGAATCCGAATCTTTATTGCCACGTATTatgggttgcatgtacaaggaatttgtcatgaTTTGCTGCTGCAATACAAATATGAAAGAATATAAATTATaggcaaataaaataacaaataaaggtAAAGATTTAACTATATAATTCGATATAATATGGTGCTCTGGAGGACATTATGAGGTTTGTGgatatttgtttatgcacagctctcttaaggTCCTGCAGCATAATTTCAGGCCTGGATTTTGACTGGACCACCGCAACACcttgattctgttctttttttttttttcagccgtTCCGTTGTTGATTTCCTGGTATGCTTGAGTTCATTGTCCTGTTGTATGATCTGATTTCGCCCAAGCAAAACAGTTACTTCAAGTTCTGCTAAAGGTGGTTTTACAAGCTATTGAATCATAAGATGTACTTACTTTTTCACACACGGCTTCTCCATATTggcttttgtaaaataacacTAGTAATTTGTCGTGTTTTGTTGTTGACCTGAGGTCATATTTACCTTATTCTAAGACCCGATAAGCAATTTTCATTAGTCCCCGATATGTCAAACAAGAGCATTCAAAGagggtgttttctttttcacaactgtatacatacacacgtaTACATGATACTAAACAAAAGCCAGATCGAATGAGCAGATCCTGCAGTGAATTAAAAACGATTctgtaaaaatgataaaatattatatttactttatacaCAAATTCACGTTTGTGtttaaaaggaggaaaaaaaatttttacccaattttttaattattcaaatctatttttcatcttttttccaGAGATGCACTAATGCAGTAGGTATAAAATAGGcatgtaataaaaaagattatatacaaacaaaacaaaaaaaatcaagtttttaaaatctgctaTTTCCAATTTAGCGATGGTCTGCTGCGATATCTCTGAGCTACTGAGGCCCACGCATCATTATGCTGAAAACCCACTCTCTGTCTCCTGTTTCCTGCCTCTCTCACTGCCAGCCCTGCCCCTGTCTCACTCGGCTTCATGCCTCCGTCCTGCTTTGTCTAGCGCGATCCGTCTTAATAATTGTGCGTCGCTGTGAGAAACAAGAATTCGGATTTATTTGTCTTGCTAAATGTCCTATCGTCTGTTAGATGGTGTGTTATAATGGCTGAGGACTACAGTCACTGTATTCAAGTGTTCatcaatgatggaactgtaatgaatggacactCTTactcaccacattatctgtatatgttgcacacactattgcttctatatactgtacaaagttttatagtaaactctctcatcatacctggcacacaatactgtcatttgcaccaccatgcactcccacactttatgtacattactggtctgtatccctatttaatacccacactgtctatactgtcttatattgtctgtattgtcttgtattgtctgttttcgtcttgtcgtgtctgttttgtcttgtataggtttttatttatgtctgtacttttgagagtaacaaacagctggaaccaaattccttgtgtgtgtcaacacacttggtcaataaacctgattctgattctgattctgattctgatttggTGTCGCCcggataaggatgggttcctctcacGGTTTTCTGCTTGTACCATCTAAAAGGTGGCTGTTGTCACCGCTGGCTCATTAGCGATCGCCTCGTAGGGAGTGATTTATGGCACGAAAAATGTAGATCgtgatctatttatttctgcagATTTGACAATGCCCCTTGTTAAAAAACTAATCATTGCATTGAATTTAGTGAACCATGAATCAATGAGCCTGGATTTAAACTGGTTTATTTGTAAATCATCTCTAATTGTTAATGAATatcctgtatttaaaaaaaaaaattgtgtgtgaattatatacatatacatacatattagaGACATGCGCATAATTCTATCAGGAATATCCTGCATTGTGGATGagcagatgtttttcagctCTTCAGCTCAGGAATTCGGTTGCATCCGCATCTTTGTTTACACTTTCACCCACTTCAAACCATTTTAGAACACCTTTCTCTCAAACAATTCCCCTTTTTTCAGCAATTCAGCTCCAGACttgggccttttttttttaaatacttttctgGAATGTGAAAAAAACCTAAACCTAAACTCCTAGAAATGAACGGATGTCGCCAGAGTGAGCCACACACACCATCAGCCCACAAACTTACATCTATGcttacatgcatacacacacacacacacacacacacacacacacacacacacacacacacacacacacacacacacacacacaagtaagtACACACGTGGGCACAAAAACACCAGTAGGCAGTGTCCAGCGTAAATACTGAAATGTtgattgaatatatatttacatttgcatagacatttgcatttatggcatttgtcatatgcatttatacacttatttaTATCTTACTGCTCATTGGTACAGCTGAGAgtgtttggtggtgctgggattttatgATATAGGTTCAATGCGAGCGTTGCTGACAGAGAAACGTTTTTTAAACACCTAGGGAGTGAAATCTAGCGATTCTCGCTAAAGCGGTCCAGTCGTATATTAACATAAATACGGAAAAATTATGATGCCAAGAGCAAATGGGTCAAGTTTCAACTGCAGTTTCTGTAATGGACGAGTGAGTATTACCTTTCTGAGCACCTCTTTGCGGCTCCTTGAGCTCCTTCTGTGCTTCCTCGATCTTGTCTGCAAGACAAAATGGGAAACATGGATATGTTAGAACttatccccccaaaaaaagaaatcaaacctTTAGagtttctcttaaaaggagaaaatcctgacgaTTCCACAGGAGGGAATGAATGCATACATTTTTGGATAAATAATTCGAGCGAATATATAAATTCCTATCGTGTATAATTGAATGTTAAatgataaacacattttattaaaaatattatgattttattacacagtttattattcatgccaatttaatcgattaatccactttaatcaatatattttcaaaagcGTATTGCGgtaatttgaattattttgaaaagaggaaagcaagaaATTGTATACGTTTCGCATTTCTTACCCATGACTGAGCCGAAATTAAATCGAACCGTCACTTAAAAACCAAGGAATGTaccaaactgtgaattttgtgtaccgttataTATAGAGATTTGCATAATAAATTGAATTTGAATAAATTGAAGGGATTAACCTATAAGCATTAACATATGATAACCTAGTTttctctgtaaatctgctttgggacaatgtctgaAACATTCATGAATATACATATTAAGATTGCCAATGATCTACAGGAAGCGGGG
This genomic interval from Silurus meridionalis isolate SWU-2019-XX chromosome 22, ASM1480568v1, whole genome shotgun sequence contains the following:
- the hivep1 gene encoding zinc finger protein 40 isoform X2; translation: MLIERKQVGDKIEEAQKELKEPQRGAQKGRNESTDKSSDSIKGLKRKKVLAENQLKKIPKSPIKKLPQAMKSVSALSKEATPATLLSKSQAHSTSKSARDSENEDQQRTLADKAVKVDSKDLTSLQSEMLVHEKGADKTCVVQSVLAKTWGEKVSNKGTSASHTAAPLDVLLKAMEPDFNTLTEKRNCNPIGQLGKATSVPLPESDVPIAMASVNFGPQSQPAVVQAFPAAKPHFYNSTSTGVLSAQHQTSQKHLSKAVNSQHDKPGLQKSYSAGPSFNLTYAPVPSGSSGLPQSQPPTVQTCQSLSATVPNPIQVPVTPGFNPVQVATVVNFGMNQMCEVTTKEQKMKKQGKYVCEYCNRACAKPSVLLKHIRSHTGERPYPCVTCGFSFKTKSNLYKHKKSHAHAIKLGLISKDSGTGSLSQESDKGLGTNSDVEESGESDEEGNAADLDPDSSLSSLTALSESSLHSSGPVSGSQGDTDNSVMYENIKLLSSQKGCEPKVTAALPKVVVYPVNVSPMRADSPRVTDSNPEQATAQRQRDFQTQRSNVTVLSSLKEVDCTSPLPDFINEEDNQQCKSPSGSGHAQLQRQQATDHSQQPEGKCLLSPRSLGSTDSGYFSRSESADQAMSPPSPFVKITPPTESDPKILQVLSSPAVATVMHVAPSEKPRVLPGQMRPPLETKALSLEERITKLISDNEAVVDAKQLDSVKPRRTSLSRRGSIDSPKSYIFKDSFQFDLKPVVRRSNSNSEIPKSPFTPTDKSKSIFLLPVPTQHSNMDCLPITRSNSVPSTPGRAAVLPNATPQPHPLRICQSFDDKFSSINDDVFSPAPSTPNQAVHRTLVRQTAVEDFSTNESHVLLSVHSMDEGHYGSSITHEARSKSFDHAPERTRKTQQSKGTTYECETCRNRYRKLENFENHKKFYCSELHGPKNKTMPVRDVEQDVFARGPQQPVISRGAINPSIVDQPLIRKRRKMKSVGDDEDQSPTETQPPCSRSFDLSQISMSFPGNSYTQHTPTSKTPPSVGQIQLIARGIEEARLSPIRELHISSCSKERAELQRHGSGTSVIRHTNSLSRPNSFEMSESIDRASPVDSVEKDANSSVKRHVENTISSSLQSYHEKMSTPKCPNLGINELEKQTLSVASSSCTPTQSRLVRQNNIQVPEILVTEEPDREHESQVNESTEKPSETFNWPQRSESLSKLPTEKLPPKKKRIRLAQMEHSSGESSFESSLSRSLSRDSSLSRCSSISASFDRDDPPRSDSPSRVEGVRPPPEVQGLPVASNTLGVPGMMRRAASEQISCTQQSVEISCDYRSKSFDCSAISPSRSTSPMVTTVPKNTQCASTPQVPLIERRRGPLVRQMSLKIGPEAQQPTGKPTVSLQRCPSTNIFSVSQHRSLNVNKSVGLHSGEMPLMKNVKMVQSINLGSQTQQPQIHGLPHPWHQTSKLESLLHVVQDEADIQKPGDTDHIKNFIPKYQMQYSLQAHTFTSVQGARMTLPVITVPIADEIKVSTYSDVIQKVYETHPGQQCVSNRGSAVVLPTNREGVSASQSFSEPTAVPQILITHEHTLPPSTMDSKVNLSEVNAKIGPDRQNVRSAGSVGFQMKTIIPAIRQNHTGEIQSSSSNSSLHCTQKLVSVSLCPQQEPTASSKRMLSPANSLDIAMEKTQKRAKDDHGAVCLTDGRSLSYLNSKMSELTRQRKLMLVRQVCTTEPVDSPIETDAPEQLPECAEPEKNHLVETKCDVVEQEMESRMPTTPVQTVPGCDPHSSLGIQSHSGHGNMTLKSQEKPEEHQWSPAKSPVKPPTFQGQIKLAASVSVVNTRDSHRLSFPSLKTATTFTWCFLLKRKPLHVEQTDQRISAYSNWTVKPKNPNPLGLPTKVVMSLFDSKQISKKILYTQAITTSLKSDILTYSGKLKEILPKVLAQKSTLRNENCGKTKPESQPSHELDSSKAEPRRVKIFDGGYKSNEEYVYVRGRGRGKYICEECGIRCKKPSMLRKHIRTHSDVRPYHCAQCNFSFKTKGNLTKHMKSKAHSKKCMEMGVAIGVIEDHDTEDSGGDHGRTGNADRQDSDGDDSDGPDDEDNDGEEEDEEDSQAESGLSATPSVSASPQHLPSSQADPAPSSLLAQMSLSPNPNPTPLHQIPPASKDPASYTYSLAITSSVSLVRQMSSYAACSSHGPSTSSFVSYPVPTSDLNSSDTESVHMMSPVSPCRQMSIDYPDPDMPPSPPVPSKSSSLGQEESTTSNSQTTNESNFNVDRSTQTTSDSLQGSLHFPSLGLEQETGPGATTRLFSHLPLHSQQPTRSPHSMVPVGGIQLVPAGLAAYSTFVPIQAGPVQLTIPAVSVIHRQASSPLPMSNNSPQPLGSPCQPLVVQDPLNSVLPCFPLGQVAGLQTLTASQATLQPVGLETLSVVGLANSTQLVPQQSLALNAALGMQVLAASPAPQSSTASPGHISGLQILNIALPALIPSLSPLSAISPLVPDKPGSPEGVAIVSQVAESPPASSPTGSSPTTWPAATPVAVVPVAVKPLVEMTSPSKLTRSGKDAVLSTSDAEKAKSTQPPHPSCSTEGEAESAQKAPAVEAGEARVPRQQFTRQKVTDDFNNASSDDEDRLVIAT